Below is a genomic region from Actinomadura sp. NAK00032.
AGCACGTCCATCGCGCCTCCAACGGGGAACGCCCGCGCCCGGGGGCCAGGGGAGGTCGTGAGGGGAGGCGCGGTCCGGGCCGAGGCTACCCGCCCGGAAAAGTAAAGCGGACGACGGCAAACCCGGTGCGGCACGTGTTCCGTGCCACACCGGGCGAACCACCTGTCAGTGGAAGAAGTGCCGGACGCCGGTGAAGTACAGGGCGATCCCGGCCTTCTCCGCCGCCTCGATCACCTTGTCGTCGTTGACGGACCCGCCGGGCTCGACGATCGCCTTCACGCCCGCCACGGTCAGCACCTCCAGGCCGTCCGGGAAGGGGAAGAACGCGTCGGACGCGCCCACGGCGGACGCGGCGCGCTCCGCGCCGGCCCGCGCGACCGCGAGCTTGGCGGAGTCGACCCGGTTGACCTGGCCCATGCCGACGCCGACGGTCGCGCCGTCCGCGGCCAGCAGGATCGCGTTGGACTTGACCGAGCGGATCGCCCGCCACGCGAACGCCAGGTCGCGCAGCGTCGCCTCGTCCACGGCCTCGCCGGTCTTCAGCTCCCAGGTGGACGGGTCGTCGCCGGGCGCGTCCACGGCGTCGACGCCCTGCACCAGGAGGCCGCCGTCGATGCGCCGGTGCTCGACCGCGCCGGCCGGGGCGTCCGGGCAGACCAGCAGCCGGACGTTCTTGAACCGGTCCTTCAGGACGGTGACGGCCTCGTCGTCGAAGGACGGGGCGATCACGACCTCGGCGAAGCTCTCGGTGACCTGCCGGGCCATCGCGGCGGTGACCGGGCGGTTCGCCGCGATCACGCCGCCGTAGGCGGAGACGGGGTCGCAGGCGTGCGCCTTGCGGTGCGCCTCGGCGATGTCGGCGCCGACCGCGATGCCGCACGGGTTGGCGTGCTTGATGATCGCGACGCAGGGCTCGGTGAAGTCGTAGGCGGCGCGGCGGGCGGCGTCGGTGTCCACGTAGTTGTTGTAGGACATCTCCTTGCCGTACAGCTGCTCCGCGCCCGCCAGCCCGGTCTCGCCCGGGGAGCGGTACAGGGCGGCGCGCTGGTGCGGGTTCTCGCCGTACCGGAGGGTGTTCGAGCGCTCCCAGGTGGCGCCGAGGAAGTCGGGCCAGTTCGTCTCGGCGGCGGTCTCGTCGGGGGCGTAGGCGCTCGCGAACCAGGAGGCCACGGCCACGTCGTAGGACGCGGTGTGCGCGAACGCCTGCGCGGCGAGGCGGCGCCGCTCCTCCAGGGTGAAGCCGCCGGCCTTCACCGCGTCCAGGACCGTCCCGTAGGCGGACGGGTCGACGACGACGGAGACGCTCGCGTGGTTCTTCGCGGCGGCGCGCACCATGGTCGGGCCGCCGATGTCGATCTGCTCGACGCACTCGTCCGGCTTCGCGCCCGAGTTCACGGTGTCGGCGAACGGGTACAGGTTCGCGACCACCAGGTCGAACGGCTCCACGGCGAGGTCGTCGAGCTGCTGGAGGTGGTCCTCCTTGCGGCGGTCGGCGAGCAGCCCCGCGTGGATCCTGGGGTGCAGGGTCTTGACCCGGCCGTCCAGGCACTCGGGGAACCCGGTGAGCTTCTCCACCTTCATCACCGGGACGCCGGCGGCGGAGATCCGGCCGGCCGTCGACCCGGTCGAGACGATCTCCACCCCCGCCTCGTGGAGGCCGCGGGCCAGCTCCTCCAGCCCGGACTTGTCGTACACGCTGATCAGCGCGCGCTTAATCGCCACCCGACTCACCGGCCGAGCTCCCCTCATGGTCGTCGGAAGATTCACCACAGGTCCTGCACTTCATCGAGACCCGCCTGCCGCGCGTGGTCCAGCCGTCGCGGGCGAGGCGTCCGACGACGTCGACGAGGAGCCGGCGCTCCACCCGCTTGATGCGCTCGTGCAGGGAGTCTTCGTCGTCATGCCAGCCCACGGGGACGGTCTCCTGGGCGATGACGGGTCCGGTGTCCACGCCTTCGTCGACGAAGTGAACCGTACAGCCCGTGACCTTCACGCCGTAGGCCAGGGCGTCCCGTACGGCGTGCGCGCCGGGGAACGAGGGCAGCAGCGCGGGATGGGTGTTGACCGTCCGGCCGCCGAACCGGGCCAGGAACCGGGGCCCGAGGATCTTCATGAAGCCGGCGGAGACGACGAGGTCGGGCTCGTGCTTCGCGACGGCCTCGGTGAGCGCCGCGTCCCACTCCTCGCGGGACGGGAAATCCGGGATGCAGACCGTAAAAGTGGGCAACCCCACACGTTCCGCTCGCTCGGTTCCGCCGATACCGGGGCGGTCCGCCCCCACGGCAACGACTTCGGCACCGTAGGCTGGATCCGCGCACGCGTCGAGCAGCGCTTGTAGGTTGGTCCCCGCGCCGGAGACGAGGACGACGAGCCGGGCGGACACCATGACTCCCCGGTGGACGTTGACGGGATGTGCGGCCACCACGAAGCCTATCGGGCCGGTTCGGCGCCGCTTCACCGCAGATCCGCCCAGATCGAACGGGCGGTTCCACATCGCACGGGCCAGGAGGAGACCAAGAGTGAGCGAGCAGCAGGGCCGCGAGGCCCGTCCCGAGGACCGCCCGGACGGGCGGCCGGCGGGAGAGCCGCCCGCGGGGCCGTCGCAGGCGCGGCAGGCCGGCGTGCGGGCCCTGTGGCTCGGCGGCATCGCGCTGCTGACCGCCCTGTTCTTCTACCCGCTCGGCCTCGTGCTCGGCGTCGCCGCCGTCGTCGTCGGGATCCGGGCCCGCCGGCAGGCCCGCGCGACCCGCGACACCGTGCCCGGCGCCGTCCCCGGCATGGTGATGGGCGCCATCGGCCTCGGCATGTCGCTGGTGATGGTCGCCCTGGCGGTCTTCCTGCGCACGGAGTTCAGCGGCTACTGGGACTGCGTCAACGCCGCCAACACCCACACCGACCGCCAGGTGTGCCAGGACGAGTACTACCCGAAGATCGAGAAGAAGCTCGACCTGCCGCCCGGCTGGATGGACGAGTACGGGCACCTGCTCTGACCTCAAGCGGGCCCGGCTACTCGTCCCGCTCGGGCTCCTCGCGCAGGACGTAGATCGCGCCGCCCCGGTTCTCGGTGCGGTTCGGGTCCGCGCGGGGCGGCGGGACGGCGCGGCGCGGCTCCGCCGGCTCGGGTTCGGGCTCGTCCACGAGGTGGCCCTCGACGACGATCGTGCCGTCGCCCGACGGCCCCACCGGGCCAGGTTCCGGTTCCGGGTCGGGCGCGGGGGCGGGCGCGGGCGCGGGCGCGGGCCGCTCCTCGGCCAGGTCCGGTAGCGGGGCGGCGCGCCGCCGGGGCCGCCGCGGCGCGAGGACGGGCTCGGCCTCCTCGAACTCCAGCGGATCGGGCGCGTGCGGGGCCCGCGGCGCCGCCTCCTCGGCGGCGGGCCGCGCCAGCGGGTCGTAGTCGCCGGGGACGGGCGCCGACAGCGGCACCGCCACCGGCTCCGGCCGGACGGCGGGCCTCTTCGCCTTCGGCCGCTTGGCCTTCTTCGCGGCCTTCCGCGGAGCCTTCCTGGGCTCGCGCGCGGGACGGCGCAGCACCATCCAGTTCGCCACCCACGCGGCGATCGCCGCCGAGATCCCCACCTCCAGGGCCGCCAGCAGCCCCACCTGCCAGGCGGACGGCCCCACGGTCGCCATCCGGCCGCCGCCGAGCGGCCCGCCCGACAGCGCGCTGAGCAGCGCCGCGACGGCACCGGTCAGCGCCCCCGACAGGAACCCCCACAGCGGCGCGCCCTCCGCCACCGGGCTCGGCAGCGACCGGATCGTGAGGGTGCCGCCGA
It encodes:
- the purN gene encoding phosphoribosylglycinamide formyltransferase, with product MVSARLVVLVSGAGTNLQALLDACADPAYGAEVVAVGADRPGIGGTERAERVGLPTFTVCIPDFPSREEWDAALTEAVAKHEPDLVVSAGFMKILGPRFLARFGGRTVNTHPALLPSFPGAHAVRDALAYGVKVTGCTVHFVDEGVDTGPVIAQETVPVGWHDDEDSLHERIKRVERRLLVDVVGRLARDGWTTRGRRVSMKCRTCGESSDDHEGSSAGESGGD
- the purH gene encoding bifunctional phosphoribosylaminoimidazolecarboxamide formyltransferase/IMP cyclohydrolase, coding for MSRVAIKRALISVYDKSGLEELARGLHEAGVEIVSTGSTAGRISAAGVPVMKVEKLTGFPECLDGRVKTLHPRIHAGLLADRRKEDHLQQLDDLAVEPFDLVVANLYPFADTVNSGAKPDECVEQIDIGGPTMVRAAAKNHASVSVVVDPSAYGTVLDAVKAGGFTLEERRRLAAQAFAHTASYDVAVASWFASAYAPDETAAETNWPDFLGATWERSNTLRYGENPHQRAALYRSPGETGLAGAEQLYGKEMSYNNYVDTDAARRAAYDFTEPCVAIIKHANPCGIAVGADIAEAHRKAHACDPVSAYGGVIAANRPVTAAMARQVTESFAEVVIAPSFDDEAVTVLKDRFKNVRLLVCPDAPAGAVEHRRIDGGLLVQGVDAVDAPGDDPSTWELKTGEAVDEATLRDLAFAWRAIRSVKSNAILLAADGATVGVGMGQVNRVDSAKLAVARAGAERAASAVGASDAFFPFPDGLEVLTVAGVKAIVEPGGSVNDDKVIEAAEKAGIALYFTGVRHFFH